In one Gossypium hirsutum isolate 1008001.06 chromosome D09, Gossypium_hirsutum_v2.1, whole genome shotgun sequence genomic region, the following are encoded:
- the LOC121220866 gene encoding alkaline/neutral invertase E, chloroplastic — MALSEASLCLNHMLLSNSSSNFGKQRNLGLVQFHHSLRTLGNGIKRCGFRSISFCSTDRKNLTKISCLLSCKCQRADRVSGLTADDGRPRSLSINGKTNVSNVQELNELLQSDGEGVASGDTNGVGTVGGRKGIEEEAWDLLKESVVYYCGNPIGTIAASDTSSSSILNYDQVFIRDFIPSGIAFLLKGEYDIVRNFILHTLQLQSWEKTMDCHSPGQGLMPASFKVRTVPLDGDNSVTEDVLDPDFGEAAIGRVAPVDSGLWWIILLRAYGKCTGDLSVQERVDVQTGIKMILKLCLADGFDMFPTLLVTDGSCMIDRRMGIHGHPLEIQALFYSALLCAREMLAPEDGSADLIRALNNRLVALSFHIREYYWIDMKKLNEIYRYKTEEYSYDAVNKFNIYPDQIPSWLVEFMPSRGGYLIGNLQPAHMDFRFFSLGNLWSIVGGLATVDQSHAILDLVEEKWSELVADIPLKICYPALEGQEWRIITGSDPKNTAWSYHNGGSWPTLLWQLTVACMKMNRPEIAEKAVMLAERRLSRDKWPEYYDTRRARFIGKQSRLFQTWSIAGYLVAKLLLANPSAAKVLITEEDSELVNAFSCMLSANPRRKRGRKGFKQPFII, encoded by the exons ATGGCGCTGTCAGAAGCATCTTTGTGTTTAAATCATATGCTTTTATCCAACTCTAGTTCAAATTTTGGAAAACAACGAAATTTAGGGTTAGTACAATTCCATCATAGTTTAAGAACATTGGGAAATGGAATAAAGAGGTGTGGATTTAGGAGTATCAGTTTTTGTAGTACTGATAGAAAGAAcctaacaaaaatatcatgtcTCTTGAGCTGCAAATGCCAAAGGGCTGATAGGGTTAGTGGATTAACCGCAGATGATGGAAGACCCAGATCACTTTCTATAAATGGTAAGACTAATGTGAGTAATGTTCAAGAGTTGAATGAACTGTTGCAATCCGATGGGGAAGGGGTTGCCAGTGGTGACACAAATGGGGTCGGGACAGTAGGTGGTAGGAAAGGGATTGAGGAAGAAGCATGGGATTTGCTAAAGGAGTCTGTTGTTTATTATTGTGGTAACCCGATTGGAACAATTGCTGCAAGCGATACGAGCAGCTCAAGCATTCTAAACTATGATCAAGTCTTTATCCGTGACTTCATACCTTCAGGGATAGCTTTTCTATTGAAGGGAGAATATGATATTGTTCGGAATTTCATTCTGCACACTCTTCAGTTGCAG AGCTGGGAGAAAACCATGGATTGTCATAGTCCTGGTCAAGGGCTGATGCCTGCCAGTTTCAAAGTGCGTACTGTTCCACTTGATGGTGACAATTCTGTGACTGAAGATGTATTAGACCCTGATTTTGGTGAAGCTGCAATCGGCCGTGTTGCTCCGGTTGATTCTG GACTATGGTGGATTATACTTTTACGAGCTTATGGAAAATGCACCGGAGATCTTTCAGTGCAAGAGAGGGTTGATGTGCAAACTGGGATTAAAATGATCTTAAAGCTCTGTCTCGCTGATGGCTTTGACATGTTTCCAACTTTGTTAGTGACAGATGGTTCTTGCATGATAGATCGTCGCATGGGAATTCATGGTCATCCTCTGGAAATTCAG GCACTCTTTTATTCGGCATTACTCTGTGCACGTGAGATGCTTGCTCCTGAAGATGGTTCAGCTGACCTTATAAGAGCTCTTAACAATCGTTTAGTTGCATTATCATTTCACATCAGAGAATATTACTGGATTGACATGAAAAAGCTTAATGAAATTTACCGTTACAAGACAGAGGAGTATTCATATGATGCAGTTAATAAGTTCAACATCTACCCTGATCAAATCCCTTCCTGGTTAGTGGAATTTATGCCTTCTAGGGGAGGTTATTTGATTGGAAACCTGCAGCCAGCTCACATGGATTTCCGTTTCTTTTCACTTGGAAACTTATGGTCTATTGTTGGCGGCCTTGCAACGGTTGATCAATCACATGCCATATTGGATCTTGTTGAAGAAAAATGGTCGGAGTTGGTGGCTGATATTCCATTGAAAATATGTTATCCTGCTCTTGAGGGCCAGGAATGGCGAATTATCACAGGAAGTGACCCCAAGAACAC TGCCTGGTCATACCACAATGGAGGTTCTTGGCCAACTTTGCTTTGGCAG CTCACTGTGGCATGCATGAAGATGAACAGACCAGAGATTGCTGAAAAAGCTGTAATGCTTGCTGAGAGACGCTTATCTAGAGACAAGTGGCCAGAATACTATGACACTAGAAGAGCGAGGTTTATCGGAAAGCAGTCACGGTTGTTTCAAACATGGTCTATTGCTGGATACCTTGTGGCAAAGCTTCTCCTTGCTAACCCTAGTGCAGCAAAGGTTCTTATAACTGAGGAGGACTCTGAACTTGTAAATGCGTTTTCTTGCATGCTCAGCGCCAACCCAAGGAGGAAACGCGGCCGTAAAGGGTTTAAACAGCCCTTCATCATATGA